Below is a window of Streptomyces sp. NBC_01429 DNA.
ACCGTGTCCCCCGGCCGCAGCAGCGCGGCGTACGCCGCGAGCACGGCGGACGAGCCGGAGTGCGGCTGCACATTGGCGTGCTCGGCCCCGAAGAGCGCCTTCGCCCGCCCGACCGCGATCCGCTCGGCGGCGTCCACCAGCTCGCAGCCCCCGTGGTGGCGGGCGCCCGGATATCCCTCGGCGTACTTGTTGGCCAGCGGCGACCCGAGCGCGGCGAGCACGGCGGGCGAGGTGAAGTTCTCGGCGGCGATGAGCTGGAGGCTGTCGCACTGCCGGCGCGCCTCCCCGAGGATCACCTCGGCCATCTCGGGATCCTGGCGGCGGAGGGCGCCGAAGGCGCGGTCGGCGCGGTCGGCGGGGTCAGCGCCGGGTGGCTGCGGATATGCCGTGGCGGCGGGGGTGGCGGGCATGGCGGGCTCCTCGGGCGAGACGTCCCTTCTCCAATGTAGGGCGGAGGGGAGCGTGGGGCGCGGGGGCGGGTGCGGGTGCGGTGGTGGGTGTGGGGGCGGCGGGCCTTCGGTGGATCGTGGTGCGGGTTCACGACGTCGCTGGTGCGGGGGCCGGGGGCTCCGGAGGCGCATGCCCGGACGGCATGATTTACGGCGCCTGCGGACCGGTGGTTCGTCTGCGGACCGCGTGCGCCACAAATCACGCTTTATTGTCCGGACACGCACCTCCTGCGCCCCCGTCCCCCTCCCGCCGTCGCGCCCCTCCCCCGCCACCTCCGGCTGTCAGGGGTGGGGGAGGTGGTCAGGGTGCGGGGCAGACGTGGTGCGGGCGTAAGGGGTGGGGAAGCATCCGCCGCACTGACCGGTCGAGGCGTTCATGTGCCGAACTGATCGCTGACGAGCGTCACGACGAGGACGACGAGCGCGGCGGTGGCCAGCGCTGGGATCAACCGGTCAACGGGCCAGCTCCGCCCAGATCCTCTTGCCGAACGGCCGGTCCTCAACGCCCCACCGCTCGGCCAGCGCCGCCACGATGAACAGTCCCCGCCCACGGACGCATTGGCCGGAAGTGGCGGCACGGAAGCGTGGCCGCCGGCGCACCGGGTCATGGACCTCCACCCGAACCAGCGCGGGCAGGACGGCCAGGACTGCCAGGACGCTGTCCCCGGGCTCGCTCCCGTACCGGATGGCATTGGTGACCAGTTCGGAGACCACCAGCTCGATATCGGCCGCCCGCTCGCCACTCGC
It encodes the following:
- a CDS encoding ATP-binding protein, translating into MLVSEPQSVHAAREWAREFIGSRLPTASGERAADIELVVSELVTNAIRYGSEPGDSVLAVLAVLPALVRVEVHDPVRRRPRFRAATSGQCVRGRGLFIVAALAERWGVEDRPFGKRIWAELAR